From Paenibacillus polymyxa, the proteins below share one genomic window:
- a CDS encoding ABC transporter transmembrane domain-containing protein, translating to MKDSVVYKHLAATFKPHLKTVVIIVTCLIVSAGLNILLPLTSKTIVDQGLLKGDMRAVVLYTSAAFFIVCLDKLLNVCKEFFRAGLSAQVTFSLFEKAYLHLTRVRMSYFKRTNEAELLNQISTDVGNVSRITDSGVFFTIMQAFSMIGGLCGLLLISWKMTVIVLCFLPIKYVVVKYFVKRRKRLVGDLIEGSSNFAQWFGESVGGMKEQRMFGLIPGKHQQFSSKQRRIVDSERKLSLLDAWNIASESIVIQLLMMLVYVVGADLIFRLQLTVGGIFAFVTYSAYVTTPIFAILNIGYMLAEVVPSAVRYYQFLDWAEEETSNSVPVASVLPEPPPEDHISFHHVSFSYTKDEPILSDVNFRIARGKR from the coding sequence ATGAAGGATTCTGTAGTATACAAACACTTGGCAGCAACCTTTAAACCTCATTTGAAGACAGTCGTGATCATTGTGACATGTCTCATCGTATCAGCGGGCTTGAATATATTGTTGCCTTTGACAAGCAAGACTATTGTAGATCAAGGTCTCTTGAAAGGAGATATGCGGGCTGTAGTCCTGTACACTTCTGCTGCGTTCTTCATCGTTTGCTTGGACAAGCTGCTGAATGTGTGTAAAGAATTCTTTCGGGCAGGCTTAAGCGCACAGGTTACTTTTTCCTTATTTGAAAAGGCGTATCTGCATCTGACAAGAGTCCGAATGAGCTATTTTAAACGAACCAACGAAGCTGAACTGTTGAACCAGATTAGTACAGATGTAGGTAATGTTTCAAGGATCACAGATAGTGGAGTGTTTTTTACTATTATGCAGGCGTTCAGTATGATTGGTGGTTTATGTGGTCTGCTGCTTATTAGTTGGAAAATGACTGTAATTGTGCTGTGCTTTTTGCCTATCAAATATGTTGTAGTGAAGTATTTTGTGAAGCGCAGAAAAAGACTGGTGGGGGATTTGATTGAAGGCAGCAGTAATTTTGCCCAGTGGTTTGGGGAATCTGTCGGGGGTATGAAGGAGCAGCGGATGTTTGGTCTTATCCCTGGTAAGCATCAGCAATTCTCATCCAAACAGCGGCGAATTGTAGATTCGGAACGGAAACTGTCTCTTCTGGATGCTTGGAATATCGCTTCAGAATCGATTGTAATTCAACTTCTGATGATGCTTGTGTATGTTGTTGGAGCTGATCTTATTTTTCGTTTACAGCTCACTGTAGGTGGTATTTTTGCCTTTGTTACTTACAGTGCTTATGTTACCACTCCCATTTTCGCTATTTTAAACATTGGCTACATGCTGGCCGAAGTTGTTCCTTCTGCCGTGCGATACTATCAGTTTTTGGATTGGGCAGAGGAAGAGACATCTAATTCAGTCCCTGTTGCGTCTGTTCTCCCTGAGCCGCCTCCTGAGGACCACATTTCGTTTCATCATGTTTCTTTTTCATATACCAAGGATGAGCCGATCCTATCCGACGTGAACTTTAGGATTGCCCGGGGGAAAAGATAG
- a CDS encoding RNA polymerase sigma factor, producing the protein MHLIKNQSCFKFMAEECTQDTFVAARQQLVKLKHHPNVKGWLYLTARNLIYKSFRCYYTQRKHETTLECEKICGFSNSVEEEWENQKLEDVDTVIVSILTQLSNIEYTLYQDYFCQQLPVSFLADKYNISVTATTTRIYRLKRKIRTLSHQYCLTHI; encoded by the coding sequence ATGCATTTAATCAAGAATCAATCTTGTTTTAAATTTATGGCAGAAGAATGTACACAAGATACTTTTGTAGCGGCAAGACAGCAATTGGTCAAGCTCAAGCATCACCCCAATGTTAAGGGATGGCTGTACCTTACGGCTAGGAATCTCATATATAAATCATTTAGGTGCTACTATACGCAAAGAAAGCATGAAACTACGCTTGAATGTGAGAAAATATGTGGTTTTTCGAATTCGGTAGAGGAGGAGTGGGAGAATCAAAAGCTGGAAGATGTGGATACGGTGATTGTTAGCATACTGACGCAGCTTTCCAACATTGAATATACGCTCTATCAGGATTACTTTTGTCAACAACTGCCTGTTTCCTTCCTCGCTGACAAATATAATATTTCAGTTACGGCGACAACGACCCGGATTTACAGACTAAAACGAAAAATTCGCACATTATCCCATCAATATTGTCTAACTCATATATAA
- the ccpM gene encoding Cys-rich peptide radical SAM maturase CcpM encodes MNMCQPFIYTFQTRLHHYVYDVNTNLILRIKEEAYHFLNSHSSFDLDEMDATPELQQYIRDLLDNGFLSSQRPQIMMHPKTKHLEHMLQHQLKTLTLQVTQNCNLRCSYCVYSGGYENRGHTSLMMDFETARKCIDFVIDRSVDSDRLDFGFYGGEPLINFPLIKQCVEYIKEQVAYRDVGFHLTTNGTLLNEEILDFLDEHHFVLTISLDGDQENHDRNRRFAVNGRGSFDTIIANVDKIKRNYPALFEWINFNVVLDTRNDFGCINDFYTNYETFESLYSVRSSYINDAYVKDEILYRNEFIEQRGYEVFKMMLSKFGRVDESHVSKLIKDYYIQIYFRMFHYRKPSAGMPIEAHHGGPCVPGVQRLFADVHGNLFPCERVSEQSEVVQIGKVDTGFEIDKISQILNVGTVTEDACKDCWNFRFCTLCVAVADDLHTLSKEKKLSHCSVVKNDIRHTLLDFCMMNELGYDFSEDTILDFEKA; translated from the coding sequence ATGAACATGTGCCAACCTTTTATATACACGTTTCAGACGAGACTCCACCATTATGTATATGATGTAAATACCAATTTAATCTTACGGATTAAAGAGGAGGCTTATCATTTTCTGAATTCGCATTCCAGTTTCGACCTGGATGAGATGGATGCTACACCGGAGTTGCAGCAGTATATCCGTGACTTGTTGGATAACGGATTTTTATCTTCGCAGCGTCCACAGATTATGATGCATCCGAAGACGAAGCACTTGGAGCATATGCTTCAGCATCAGTTGAAGACCCTAACTTTGCAGGTCACTCAAAATTGCAATCTTAGATGCTCTTATTGCGTGTATTCAGGAGGATATGAGAATCGGGGTCATACCAGTCTGATGATGGATTTTGAGACAGCGCGCAAGTGTATAGATTTTGTCATTGATCGGTCAGTGGACAGTGACCGCTTGGACTTTGGTTTTTATGGGGGAGAACCGCTTATTAATTTCCCTTTGATCAAGCAATGTGTTGAATATATCAAGGAGCAGGTAGCATACAGAGATGTGGGTTTTCACTTAACGACCAATGGTACGCTGCTTAATGAAGAGATTTTGGACTTTTTGGATGAGCATCATTTTGTGCTGACGATCAGTCTGGACGGAGATCAGGAGAATCATGACAGAAACAGACGGTTTGCTGTTAACGGGCGGGGCTCGTTCGATACGATCATTGCCAATGTAGACAAAATTAAAAGGAATTACCCTGCTCTCTTTGAATGGATTAATTTTAATGTGGTGCTGGATACTCGCAATGATTTTGGTTGCATTAACGACTTTTATACGAACTATGAAACGTTCGAAAGTCTGTACAGTGTGAGGTCTTCCTACATTAATGATGCTTATGTGAAGGATGAAATCTTGTACAGGAATGAATTTATTGAGCAGAGGGGTTATGAGGTTTTTAAAATGATGCTCTCCAAGTTTGGAAGAGTAGATGAAAGCCATGTCTCCAAACTGATTAAAGACTATTATATTCAGATTTATTTCCGAATGTTTCATTATAGAAAGCCTTCGGCGGGGATGCCTATAGAAGCACATCATGGCGGACCCTGTGTGCCCGGTGTTCAACGCCTGTTTGCTGATGTACATGGAAACTTGTTTCCATGCGAACGGGTGAGTGAGCAGTCGGAGGTCGTGCAGATTGGAAAGGTGGACACTGGCTTTGAAATAGATAAAATCAGCCAAATTTTAAATGTAGGGACGGTTACGGAGGATGCATGTAAAGACTGCTGGAACTTCCGTTTTTGTACGCTATGTGTGGCTGTAGCAGATGATCTGCACACCTTGTCTAAAGAAAAGAAGCTGAGTCACTGCTCTGTAGTTAAGAATGATATCAGGCATACCTTACTTGATTTTTGCATGATGAATGAGCTGGGATATGATTTCTCTGAGGATACGATCCTTGATTTTGAAAAAGCATGA
- a CDS encoding carbohydrate ABC transporter permease has protein sequence MKGSSQKLAPYLFIGPSIILLTLFSLLPILLALVISFTDMDLSGLVNYESIRFIGLENYTNVLLDPSFLKSIGNTLFFVIIGVPLVLIFSLSIAILINMGKSRAFKVFRVVFYLPSVTNVVAVAVVWSYLYNPTLGLFNYVLGLVNLGPVPWLTDPTVAKISLIVLAVWRGIGLNMIIFIAAIKGIPGSYYEAAQLDGANTWQQIRYITLPQLRYAIFFVSITTMIGWLQFFEEPFVMTKGKPLDGTLTASLFIYNNGFQFSKFGYAAAGSFILFFAIIAVTLIQFRLQNKAES, from the coding sequence ATGAAAGGAAGCTCGCAGAAGCTTGCGCCATACTTGTTTATCGGTCCCTCCATCATCCTGTTAACGCTGTTTTCGTTATTGCCGATACTACTGGCGCTCGTGATCAGCTTCACGGATATGGATCTGTCCGGACTCGTTAATTATGAAAGTATTCGCTTTATAGGATTGGAAAATTACACGAACGTGCTTTTGGACCCTTCCTTTTTGAAGTCCATTGGGAATACGTTGTTCTTTGTTATCATTGGCGTTCCGCTGGTGCTGATATTTTCGCTCAGCATCGCGATTCTGATTAACATGGGTAAATCACGTGCTTTCAAAGTATTCCGCGTCGTGTTCTATCTGCCGTCCGTAACGAATGTGGTTGCGGTCGCAGTGGTTTGGAGCTATCTGTATAATCCGACGCTTGGGTTATTCAACTACGTGCTTGGTCTGGTGAATTTAGGTCCCGTCCCATGGCTGACCGATCCAACAGTAGCGAAAATTTCGCTGATTGTGTTAGCGGTTTGGCGGGGCATCGGTTTAAACATGATTATTTTTATTGCGGCTATTAAAGGCATTCCAGGCTCTTATTATGAAGCGGCCCAGCTTGACGGGGCCAATACATGGCAGCAAATTCGTTATATTACGCTGCCGCAGCTTCGTTACGCTATTTTCTTCGTGTCCATCACGACGATGATCGGCTGGCTGCAATTTTTCGAGGAACCTTTTGTCATGACCAAAGGGAAACCGCTGGACGGCACGCTGACGGCATCCTTGTTCATTTACAATAACGGCTTCCAATTTAGTAAATTCGGGTATGCCGCGGCGGGATCGTTCATTCTGTTCTTCGCGATCATCGCGGTAACGCTGATTCAGTTCCGTTTGCAAAATAAAGCGGAGTCCTGA
- a CDS encoding carbohydrate ABC transporter permease — MKTAVQQARANTRSGEKTFQWFVAILLTVGGLLMVLPFAWMILSSFKTEGEVTKIPPTIWPEHFTLDNFKILFDSMAFGTYLTNTLIIVLASFFGLFLNAMAGYGFAKFQFKGKGFLFYLVLATMMIPGQVTMIPVYLILNQMGLTNSMLGIVLPGLVGAFAIFLFRQFMSDIPEELLEATRLDGAGEFRTFLQIVLPISTPIIAVQAILTFIGGWNSFLWPLIIANDEKLYTLSVGLSLLKGQNESQFALQMAGSTFMVVPIMIIFIIFQKYIIENYTISGIK, encoded by the coding sequence GTGAAAACAGCTGTTCAGCAAGCCCGCGCCAATACGCGCAGTGGTGAAAAAACATTTCAATGGTTCGTGGCGATTCTCCTGACTGTGGGAGGTCTGTTGATGGTGCTGCCTTTTGCGTGGATGATTTTATCCTCCTTTAAGACAGAGGGCGAGGTAACCAAAATTCCTCCAACCATCTGGCCGGAGCATTTTACACTGGATAATTTTAAAATCCTATTCGATAGCATGGCGTTTGGAACCTACCTGACGAATACGCTGATCATTGTCCTAGCTTCCTTCTTCGGATTATTCCTTAACGCTATGGCGGGTTATGGTTTTGCCAAATTTCAGTTTAAGGGCAAAGGTTTCCTGTTCTATCTGGTGCTGGCAACCATGATGATTCCAGGTCAAGTGACGATGATTCCCGTCTATTTGATTCTAAACCAGATGGGGTTGACCAATTCCATGCTGGGGATTGTGCTTCCTGGATTGGTGGGCGCGTTCGCGATCTTCCTCTTCCGGCAGTTCATGTCCGATATCCCGGAAGAACTGCTGGAGGCGACACGACTTGATGGAGCAGGGGAGTTCCGCACTTTTTTACAAATCGTGCTGCCCATTTCGACACCGATTATTGCGGTACAGGCGATCCTGACCTTCATCGGTGGATGGAACAGCTTCTTATGGCCGCTCATTATTGCGAACGATGAGAAGCTGTACACCTTGTCCGTAGGTTTATCACTGCTCAAGGGACAGAACGAAAGTCAATTTGCCCTGCAAATGGCGGGTTCGACCTTTATGGTCGTTCCGATTATGATTATCTTCATTATTTTCCAAAAGTATATTATCGAGAATTATACAATTTCGGGAATTAAGTAG
- a CDS encoding ABC transporter ATP-binding protein → MDLMMRFSQPDQGMITYDGMDVQSYEIDEYRSQIALVSQHLYLFDTTLFENILLGTEVSNEAIEGIIAEVGLKDLVHSFADDFPIGSNGSKLSGGQRQKIAMARALVREAPLYILDEATSHLDVAGRLNVQQLLKTRLRDKTVMIVTHHSEILAHVDRVILLERGKPLQIGTHSHFMTCHTEYRGWISEKEEVPIK, encoded by the coding sequence TTGGATTTGATGATGAGGTTCAGCCAGCCTGATCAGGGGATGATCACTTATGACGGCATGGACGTTCAAAGCTATGAAATAGATGAGTATCGAAGTCAGATAGCCTTGGTCAGCCAGCATTTATATTTATTTGATACTACTCTTTTTGAAAATATCCTCTTAGGCACAGAAGTCAGTAATGAAGCGATAGAGGGAATTATCGCGGAGGTTGGTCTGAAAGATTTGGTTCACAGCTTCGCAGATGACTTCCCAATAGGCTCGAATGGCTCCAAGCTGTCGGGAGGGCAAAGACAGAAAATAGCCATGGCCCGGGCATTGGTCAGAGAAGCGCCATTGTATATTCTCGATGAGGCGACTTCCCATTTGGATGTGGCAGGCAGGCTAAATGTCCAACAATTGTTGAAGACCCGATTGCGTGACAAGACCGTAATGATCGTTACCCATCACAGTGAGATATTAGCGCATGTCGATAGAGTTATTTTGTTGGAACGTGGCAAACCACTCCAAATCGGAACACATTCACATTTTATGACCTGTCATACGGAATACAGAGGATGGATATCAGAGAAAGAAGAGGTCCCCATAAAATGA
- a CDS encoding S8 family serine peptidase: MNAKIHVAIIDDGVNADFLNSHLLYDVEIAHGGAEDGRSLNHGTLCAAIVQTYFPDAMISSVKIMNDRKGNAVQLCAALDWCVKHGVQVANMSLGSIKYRDREMLREAVNDAARAGLIMVCAAQNGGLLTYPASFANVIGVRCDRSGILMVGQYTYDAEKAYSSGIEFTAFARHELVDSTGGIVRCSNCNSYATPFVTAQVCKALQQSKHVPSIEKLKYILYENSYRPIQDTDLPVIQYKHPDWIRRAHVFKGEGVVGSVAPYYFQTPYEAQIPRTKVAAFIEQAILREQEQQPDSAFRTGKWSGDLTDTIVLLGTMEPEELQEVEQLAVHYRKHVVYISTSQRHTPAPPFLSDHLRWWQQEDHFFIKQEETIAIEASHIPLICMYYSKEFDILYFLHVLRDFFARDGYQSWIVVDQPTAMLHDMEYLPLKAAIHGLQALIIAAGAMAYSAYTDIAIFCVEAQHISNWSKEQDVSVVDIELSVISVAEADSIQISIQTEQRYSQEWVFPELNEGDIGRFYTSLEQLLVN, encoded by the coding sequence ATGAATGCCAAGATCCATGTAGCCATCATTGACGATGGGGTGAATGCTGACTTCCTGAACTCTCATTTATTATACGACGTCGAAATAGCGCATGGGGGCGCAGAAGATGGGCGTAGCTTAAATCACGGTACGCTGTGTGCTGCTATTGTACAAACGTATTTCCCGGATGCGATGATTAGCAGTGTGAAAATAATGAACGATAGAAAAGGAAATGCGGTGCAGCTTTGTGCCGCACTGGATTGGTGTGTAAAGCATGGGGTACAGGTAGCGAATATGAGCCTGGGAAGCATAAAGTATCGGGATCGAGAAATGCTGCGAGAAGCTGTAAATGATGCAGCTAGAGCAGGACTGATTATGGTATGTGCTGCACAAAACGGGGGGCTTCTTACTTATCCGGCTTCTTTTGCTAATGTGATTGGAGTACGCTGTGACCGAAGCGGCATACTTATGGTAGGGCAATATACATATGATGCTGAAAAAGCTTATTCAAGTGGTATTGAATTTACCGCTTTTGCCAGACATGAACTGGTAGATTCAACGGGAGGGATTGTGCGCTGCTCCAATTGCAATAGCTATGCCACTCCATTCGTTACGGCCCAGGTGTGTAAAGCTTTGCAGCAGTCCAAGCATGTTCCTTCTATAGAGAAGCTAAAATATATACTGTATGAGAATAGCTACCGTCCGATACAGGATACGGATTTACCTGTAATCCAATACAAACATCCAGATTGGATACGACGTGCACATGTGTTTAAGGGGGAGGGCGTAGTTGGCTCGGTAGCACCTTATTATTTTCAGACCCCATATGAAGCCCAAATTCCTCGCACAAAAGTAGCTGCATTCATCGAACAAGCGATCCTCCGGGAGCAGGAGCAGCAGCCGGATTCAGCCTTTAGGACGGGAAAATGGAGTGGGGATCTGACAGATACGATTGTCTTGCTGGGCACAATGGAACCAGAAGAGTTGCAGGAAGTGGAGCAATTGGCTGTGCATTATAGAAAACATGTCGTTTATATCTCTACAAGTCAACGCCACACTCCTGCCCCGCCCTTTTTATCTGACCATTTGCGCTGGTGGCAGCAAGAGGATCATTTCTTTATAAAGCAGGAGGAGACGATTGCGATAGAAGCTTCTCACATTCCGCTTATTTGCATGTATTATAGCAAGGAGTTTGATATCCTATATTTTTTGCATGTGCTGAGAGATTTCTTTGCCCGAGATGGATATCAAAGCTGGATCGTGGTAGACCAGCCTACCGCTATGCTGCATGATATGGAGTATTTGCCTCTTAAAGCTGCAATCCATGGATTACAGGCATTAATAATCGCTGCCGGGGCAATGGCTTATAGTGCGTATACGGATATTGCCATTTTCTGCGTAGAGGCTCAGCATATTTCAAATTGGAGCAAAGAGCAAGATGTATCAGTGGTTGATATTGAGCTTTCTGTGATATCTGTAGCAGAGGCTGACAGCATTCAAATCTCTATACAGACAGAGCAGCGATATTCGCAAGAATGGGTTTTTCCGGAGTTAAACGAGGGAGATATAGGTCGTTTTTATACAAGTTTAGAGCAGCTACTGGTAAACTGA
- a CDS encoding peptide maturation system acyl carrier-related protein — protein MNFTQDVTETRAKLENVFGELFNIKASEINKEATLLGPEMRLFPRDLVYLLFEVEKRFAIQIPEERILEGGLLTYNSLYETIKDCLAVEKE, from the coding sequence ATGAACTTTACTCAGGATGTAACAGAAACACGAGCTAAGCTGGAAAATGTATTTGGGGAACTTTTTAACATCAAAGCGAGCGAGATCAATAAAGAGGCTACTTTATTAGGGCCAGAAATGAGGTTGTTTCCCCGAGATCTGGTATATCTATTATTTGAGGTGGAAAAAAGATTCGCCATCCAAATTCCGGAGGAGCGTATATTGGAAGGGGGGTTGCTTACATATAACAGCTTGTATGAGACGATAAAGGATTGCTTGGCAGTGGAAAAGGAATGA
- a CDS encoding CLI_3235 family bacteriocin precursor — MRKLVKRSTNVGDTIEAFGCGCSCYCPCSCYCAGSLTRSSNTSRESDGSYRRDNGTGIGNY, encoded by the coding sequence ATGCGCAAGCTTGTGAAAAGAAGTACGAATGTAGGCGACACGATTGAGGCATTTGGCTGTGGTTGTTCCTGTTATTGTCCTTGCTCCTGTTATTGTGCTGGCAGTTTGACTCGAAGCTCCAATACATCGCGAGAAAGTGACGGTTCTTATCGCAGAGATAATGGAACGGGAATTGGTAATTATTAA
- a CDS encoding TIGR04066 family peptide maturation system protein encodes MTNKLIIFPFDYETIALVRNLNLLGSYGEVVLISFQGSGMIGKDACVVDKGQVTGLIVKPVSCLEQELESCDDILLVQSNFKLDVAEVYLPVIKKAGQLGKKVMFNFTLPDSCMELIQPGEEHGYKLILKNTFDVRTEHISPPDPSSAIHDFFTPVLFVIGLNERTHKLNLQLNIRQKLEAQGYQVSQVTSNGCGELIGAHSFPQFMFEGGMTETQKIIMFNRYLKKIEQSEKPDLILVGIPGGIVPFNNTFTNYFGVTSFLASRAVRPDGLICCLHYDEYNLKYLEHVKQYMENRFSSSLLGYALSNNVFDSYSSSSVNLQYASVNPRFVEEKKQEFSSYPVPILNLSSDEDMGKLTEDILHYFSVDHHVAQF; translated from the coding sequence ATGACGAATAAATTAATCATTTTTCCATTTGATTATGAAACGATAGCTCTGGTTAGAAACTTGAACTTATTAGGAAGTTATGGGGAAGTTGTACTTATTTCTTTTCAAGGGTCGGGTATGATCGGGAAAGATGCCTGTGTGGTGGACAAGGGACAAGTAACAGGCCTTATCGTGAAGCCGGTGTCTTGCTTGGAACAGGAATTAGAGAGCTGTGATGACATTTTACTGGTACAATCTAACTTCAAGCTGGATGTAGCTGAGGTGTATCTCCCAGTGATCAAGAAGGCTGGACAACTTGGAAAAAAAGTTATGTTTAATTTCACTTTGCCAGACTCATGTATGGAACTCATTCAGCCCGGTGAGGAGCATGGCTACAAGCTGATTTTAAAAAATACATTTGATGTGCGCACGGAACATATTTCACCACCGGACCCGTCTTCCGCCATACATGATTTTTTTACACCGGTTTTGTTTGTAATAGGTCTGAACGAGCGAACCCATAAGCTTAATTTGCAGCTTAACATCCGGCAGAAGCTTGAAGCACAAGGATATCAGGTATCGCAAGTGACATCTAACGGATGCGGAGAGCTGATAGGTGCGCATTCTTTCCCGCAGTTTATGTTTGAGGGCGGGATGACCGAGACGCAAAAGATTATTATGTTTAATCGATATTTGAAAAAAATAGAGCAGAGTGAAAAGCCGGATTTGATACTCGTAGGTATCCCAGGCGGGATTGTTCCTTTTAATAACACATTCACGAATTATTTTGGAGTAACCTCATTTTTGGCATCCCGTGCAGTTAGACCCGATGGGCTGATCTGTTGTCTTCATTATGATGAATATAATCTAAAATACCTGGAGCATGTCAAACAATACATGGAAAATCGCTTTTCCTCTTCATTGCTGGGATACGCCTTGAGTAACAATGTATTCGATAGCTATTCTTCTTCCTCAGTGAATTTGCAATATGCTTCTGTTAATCCTCGTTTTGTGGAAGAGAAAAAACAAGAGTTTTCCAGTTATCCCGTGCCTATACTCAATCTGTCTAGCGATGAGGATATGGGCAAGCTGACGGAGGACATTTTACACTATTTTTCGGTCGATCATCATGTAGCTCAGTTCTAA